In one Alphaproteobacteria bacterium genomic region, the following are encoded:
- a CDS encoding DUF4159 domain-containing protein: MLSLGPLAFTAPWLLLGLFALPLLWWLLRLMPPAPRRIPFPAIRLLFGLKGEETTPKAAPWWLTILRLAIAALVVVTAARPVLNPDWSLTGAGPVVLVIDDGWSASPAWDARLARAEALLDTAERSDRPVFLILGAPPSDGEPLEAGRLLSAEAARRIVAALEPKPWPVDREAMTAAARRIAQEGASGDVFWLADGLHSERTADFAASLGQIGSPTVLIPDLSLGPMLIDPPPRGETVLSATLRRPAANAETRVAVVGYSEDGRPLLRQDVTLATGEAEKTVALDLPTELRNDLARLVLENRQGAGSAALLDERWSRRPIGIIADIGSREALPLLSEIYFLDRALKPLGQVDRGPTEILLRQQQSVLLLPDETVLETDDFGRLNEWIQAGGMLIRFAGPRLASEVDDPLVPVALRSGGRQLSGAMLWTEPARIGRVAEDGPFAGMEIPGDVAITRQVLAEPSLELDRKTWMRLADDTPLVTADRRGDGWLVLVHTTANTEWSDMAISGLFVDMLGRLSSMGRGVRDAAGDKGTAAPYRTLDGFGRLGEPQSSARPIHVDNLDILTVSPAAPPGFYGTQKVRVAVNLGDRVPALAPMVDIPGGTVTAGFEKQEERPLAPYLLLAALALLLFDTALTVVLRGYSLTGSRGVTTAVVMTLVLIGGGVDPAAAQDPVSEIPAGARDTVLAYVLTGDPQVDSVSAAGLRGLSDILRQRTAVETGDPVGVDIDSDELAFYPLLYWPVLEDVGTVSAPAADRLNRFMAGGGLILFDTRDGHLAGSRIMSGSGGLRRLAEQLNVPPLATVPPEHVLTRSFYLMQDFPGRWDGGTVWVETGASISNDGVSPVVVGDADWAAAWAIDELGRPMFPIGDDGRQREMAYRFGVNLVMYTLTGNYKADQVHIPSILERLGQ; encoded by the coding sequence ATGCTGAGCCTTGGCCCTCTGGCCTTCACCGCACCCTGGCTGCTGCTCGGCCTGTTCGCCCTTCCACTACTCTGGTGGCTGCTGCGGTTGATGCCGCCGGCGCCCAGGCGCATTCCCTTCCCCGCCATCCGGCTGCTGTTCGGCCTGAAGGGGGAGGAAACCACACCGAAGGCGGCGCCCTGGTGGCTGACCATCCTGCGTCTTGCGATCGCGGCCCTGGTCGTCGTGACGGCGGCGCGGCCCGTGCTGAACCCGGACTGGTCGCTGACCGGAGCCGGCCCTGTGGTGCTCGTCATCGATGACGGATGGTCGGCCAGTCCGGCCTGGGACGCCCGGCTGGCTCGTGCCGAGGCGCTTCTCGACACGGCAGAACGTTCGGACCGCCCGGTCTTCCTGATCCTGGGCGCCCCGCCATCGGATGGTGAGCCGCTTGAAGCAGGACGCCTGCTGTCCGCCGAGGCCGCCCGTCGCATCGTGGCGGCGCTGGAGCCAAAGCCCTGGCCCGTCGACCGCGAGGCCATGACCGCCGCCGCGCGCCGCATCGCACAGGAAGGCGCGTCGGGTGATGTGTTCTGGCTGGCCGATGGGCTGCACTCCGAGAGGACGGCCGATTTTGCCGCCAGCCTGGGGCAGATCGGGTCGCCCACGGTGCTGATTCCGGACCTCTCGCTGGGACCGATGCTGATCGATCCGCCGCCGCGCGGAGAAACCGTGTTGAGCGCGACCCTGCGCCGGCCAGCGGCCAATGCGGAGACCCGGGTTGCCGTGGTCGGATACAGCGAAGACGGCCGCCCGCTGCTGCGGCAGGACGTGACGCTGGCGACCGGAGAGGCCGAAAAGACGGTCGCACTCGATCTGCCCACGGAGTTGCGTAACGATCTGGCCCGGCTGGTTCTGGAGAACCGCCAGGGGGCCGGGTCCGCGGCACTTCTGGATGAACGCTGGAGCCGACGCCCGATCGGTATCATTGCCGATATCGGCAGCCGCGAGGCCTTGCCGCTGCTGTCCGAAATATACTTTCTGGACCGCGCCCTGAAGCCGCTGGGGCAGGTTGACCGCGGCCCGACCGAAATCCTCCTGCGCCAGCAGCAGTCGGTCCTGCTGCTGCCGGATGAAACCGTACTGGAAACCGATGACTTCGGCCGGCTGAACGAGTGGATACAAGCCGGCGGCATGCTGATCCGCTTCGCCGGGCCGCGCCTGGCCTCCGAAGTCGACGACCCGCTGGTTCCCGTCGCCCTGCGCAGCGGCGGCCGGCAATTGTCCGGGGCGATGTTGTGGACCGAACCGGCACGCATCGGACGTGTCGCCGAGGACGGCCCCTTTGCCGGCATGGAGATTCCCGGGGATGTCGCGATCACGCGCCAGGTTCTGGCCGAGCCATCTCTGGAACTGGACCGAAAGACATGGATGCGCCTGGCAGATGACACGCCGCTGGTCACCGCCGACCGGCGCGGCGACGGCTGGCTGGTCCTGGTTCACACCACCGCGAATACCGAATGGTCCGACATGGCGATTTCCGGTCTGTTCGTCGACATGCTGGGCCGGTTGAGCAGTATGGGCCGCGGTGTCCGGGATGCCGCCGGCGACAAGGGCACCGCCGCCCCCTATCGCACGCTGGACGGCTTCGGGCGTCTGGGAGAACCTCAGAGTTCGGCCCGTCCGATCCATGTCGACAACCTGGACATTCTGACCGTTTCCCCCGCTGCACCGCCCGGTTTCTATGGCACGCAGAAAGTCCGGGTCGCGGTCAATCTGGGCGATCGCGTACCGGCCCTGGCGCCGATGGTGGACATTCCGGGCGGCACGGTGACGGCCGGGTTCGAGAAGCAGGAGGAACGACCGCTCGCCCCCTATCTGCTTTTGGCCGCACTGGCCCTGCTGCTGTTCGATACGGCTCTGACGGTCGTGCTCCGCGGATATTCGCTGACCGGATCGCGCGGGGTCACGACGGCTGTCGTCATGACGCTGGTTCTGATCGGCGGCGGTGTCGACCCTGCCGCCGCCCAGGACCCGGTCTCGGAAATCCCCGCCGGGGCCCGCGACACGGTGCTGGCCTATGTCCTGACCGGCGATCCGCAGGTCGATTCCGTCAGCGCCGCCGGCCTGCGCGGATTGAGCGACATCCTGCGTCAGCGCACCGCGGTGGAAACCGGCGATCCTGTCGGCGTCGACATCGACAGCGACGAACTCGCATTCTATCCGCTGCTGTACTGGCCGGTTCTGGAGGATGTCGGAACGGTCAGCGCACCGGCCGCCGATCGCCTGAACCGTTTCATGGCCGGGGGCGGTCTGATCCTGTTCGATACCCGCGACGGCCATCTGGCCGGCAGCCGTATCATGTCCGGATCCGGCGGCCTGCGCCGGTTGGCCGAACAGTTGAACGTGCCGCCCCTGGCAACCGTGCCGCCCGAACATGTCCTGACGCGCAGCTTCTACCTGATGCAGGATTTTCCCGGCCGCTGGGACGGGGGAACGGTCTGGGTCGAAACCGGTGCGTCGATCTCGAACGACGGTGTCTCGCCGGTGGTCGTCGGCGACGCGGACTGGGCCG
- a CDS encoding DUF58 domain-containing protein: MSAATPPTTTPNTGDTPARVARAEALGEGLPPLLIAAERVAATVAQGVHGRRRIGTGETFWQYRLHGTHDSAHAVDWRRSARSDDLFVRETEWEASQSVWMWSDRSPSMHYRSRKSRPTKGDRATLLLLATAAALLRGGERIGLLGHDKRASGGRTGLKRLAERYLALGDLDAAFPASVDLPKHSQGVLISDFLAPIDVWERRFAEFSQQFVGGLAVQVLDPAEETLPFTGRARFLGLEAEGEFMAERVETLRPDYRNRLAAHRDALRHAARAAGWDLLVHHTDRSAEQALMSIYVALARQGG, translated from the coding sequence ATGAGCGCCGCCACCCCGCCCACCACCACGCCGAATACCGGTGATACTCCGGCCCGGGTCGCCCGGGCGGAGGCCCTTGGTGAAGGGCTGCCGCCGCTGCTGATCGCCGCGGAACGGGTTGCCGCCACGGTGGCGCAGGGCGTGCACGGCCGTCGCCGCATCGGCACGGGCGAGACCTTCTGGCAATATCGGCTTCACGGCACCCACGATTCCGCCCATGCCGTCGATTGGCGTCGGTCCGCGCGCTCCGACGATCTGTTCGTGCGCGAGACGGAATGGGAGGCCTCGCAAAGCGTCTGGATGTGGTCGGACCGCAGTCCGTCGATGCATTACCGATCCCGGAAATCCCGCCCGACCAAAGGGGACCGCGCCACGCTGCTGCTGCTGGCGACCGCGGCGGCACTGCTGCGCGGCGGGGAGCGTATCGGGCTCCTTGGGCATGACAAGCGGGCCAGCGGCGGCCGAACCGGCCTGAAGAGATTGGCGGAGCGCTATCTGGCGCTCGGCGACCTGGATGCCGCCTTTCCGGCATCGGTCGACCTGCCGAAACACAGTCAGGGTGTCCTGATCAGCGACTTTCTGGCGCCGATAGACGTCTGGGAACGGCGTTTCGCGGAGTTTTCGCAACAATTCGTGGGCGGTCTTGCGGTGCAGGTTCTGGATCCGGCCGAGGAAACCCTGCCCTTCACCGGAAGAGCCCGTTTCCTGGGGCTGGAGGCCGAGGGCGAGTTCATGGCGGAGCGGGTCGAGACCCTGCGTCCAGATTACCGCAACCGGCTGGCCGCCCATCGCGACGCCCTGCGCCATGCCGCGCGTGCCGCCGGCTGGGATCTGCTGGTGCACCATACGGACAGGTCGGCGGAACAGGCCCTCATGTCGATCTATGTCGCACTCGCCAGGCAGGGAGGCTGA
- a CDS encoding MoxR family ATPase, whose protein sequence is MTGAAKQASIEASAQDLAAEMEQVGEKLGAVRAQIRQVFFGQDRVVDEVLTTLLAGGHGLLVGVPGLGKTLLVETLSKVLGLDSRRVQFTPDLMPADILGSEVLEVDDSGKRSFRFVPGPVFTQLLMGDEINRASPRTQSALLQAMQENTVTVAGHPHALPSPFHVLATQNPIEQEGTYPLPEAQLDRFLCQIDIHYPDLGSEREIVLKTTGVTLAGVTEKLTAAELSHAQTLTRRIPVGEAVVDAILRLVRNGRPESTELDIVRERVSWGPGPRASQALMLACRARALLQGRLAPSSDDIAALAKPVLRHRMALSFAARAEGHDIDRTIDSLVEASV, encoded by the coding sequence ATGACAGGCGCCGCCAAGCAGGCATCGATTGAAGCGAGCGCCCAGGACCTTGCCGCCGAGATGGAACAGGTCGGGGAGAAGCTGGGCGCCGTGCGCGCGCAGATCCGTCAGGTCTTTTTCGGCCAGGATCGGGTGGTGGACGAAGTTCTGACCACGTTGCTGGCCGGCGGGCACGGATTGCTGGTCGGCGTGCCCGGCCTCGGCAAGACGCTGCTGGTCGAAACGCTCAGCAAGGTTCTGGGTCTCGATTCACGTCGGGTCCAGTTCACCCCGGACCTGATGCCGGCCGATATTCTTGGATCCGAAGTGCTGGAGGTCGACGATTCCGGAAAGCGCAGTTTCCGCTTCGTGCCGGGCCCGGTCTTCACGCAGCTTCTGATGGGCGACGAGATCAACCGCGCCAGCCCGCGCACGCAATCGGCGTTGCTGCAGGCGATGCAGGAAAATACCGTCACCGTCGCCGGTCACCCCCACGCGTTGCCGTCACCGTTTCACGTGCTGGCGACCCAGAACCCTATCGAGCAGGAAGGAACTTACCCGCTGCCGGAGGCGCAGCTGGACCGATTCCTCTGTCAGATCGACATTCACTACCCGGATCTCGGTTCCGAACGCGAAATCGTCTTGAAGACCACCGGGGTCACGCTGGCGGGGGTGACCGAAAAACTGACCGCGGCCGAACTCAGCCATGCGCAAACTCTGACCCGCCGGATACCGGTCGGCGAGGCCGTGGTCGACGCCATCCTGCGCCTGGTGCGCAACGGGCGGCCGGAGTCGACCGAGCTGGATATCGTTCGGGAACGCGTCTCCTGGGGGCCCGGGCCCCGGGCCAGCCAGGCGCTGATGCTGGCCTGCCGCGCCCGCGCCCTGCTGCAGGGCCGTCTGGCCCCGTCCAGCGACGACATCGCGGCCCTGGCCAAACCGGTCCTGCGCCATCGCATGGCACTGAGCTTTGCCGCCCGCGCGGAAGGGCACGATATCGATCGCACGATCGATAGTCTTGTGGAGGCCAGCGTCTGA
- a CDS encoding DUF1285 domain-containing protein has protein sequence MSKQAPARKSLKELMKSGEGLAGFPWPDRYVDFDIAIRRDGTWTYRGDPIRRQKLCQLFATVLQRDENGDFWLVTPAEKGRIQVEDAPFVAVEMVAEVDPDQGSVLRFRTNLDYWVTAGAEHPIRVSVDAETGEPSPYIEVRDGLEALIARPVFYDLVERAESVDHGDATELTVASAGVRFSLGRVTQE, from the coding sequence ATGTCGAAACAAGCCCCGGCACGCAAAAGTCTCAAGGAGTTGATGAAATCTGGCGAAGGTCTGGCCGGGTTTCCCTGGCCGGACCGCTATGTGGATTTCGACATCGCGATCCGCCGGGACGGGACCTGGACCTATCGGGGCGATCCGATTCGCCGGCAGAAGCTGTGCCAGCTGTTCGCCACGGTGCTGCAACGCGATGAGAACGGTGATTTCTGGCTGGTCACGCCGGCGGAGAAGGGCCGAATCCAGGTTGAGGACGCACCGTTCGTCGCGGTTGAGATGGTCGCGGAGGTCGACCCGGATCAGGGATCGGTGCTGCGGTTCCGGACCAATCTGGATTATTGGGTCACCGCGGGCGCCGAGCATCCGATCCGAGTGTCCGTCGATGCGGAAACCGGCGAGCCGTCGCCCTATATAGAAGTGAGGGACGGCCTGGAGGCCCTGATCGCGCGGCCGGTGTTTTACGATCTGGTCGAACGGGCCGAGTCGGTCGATCATGGCGATGCGACCGAACTGACGGTCGCCAGCGCCGGGGTCCGCTTTTCGCTGGGCCGGGTTACCCAGGAATGA
- a CDS encoding CoA pyrophosphatase, producing the protein MDLDRIAQCLIDASTPGSERGDSDLNPDMRPLRETLIPASVLIPLVPRDEGLSVILTKRNSQMKDHAGQIAFPGGRRDPGDRDDIETALRETEEEIAIPRDRVRVLGRLASYVTRTGYRVTPIVGALQPPIQPRPEPFEVEEIFEVPLAFLLDRANHQRHSRKVSGVARSFYAMPFGDYYIWGATAGMIVSLVDILDCAAQPEPDRAVDLRGANG; encoded by the coding sequence ATGGATCTGGATCGAATAGCGCAATGCCTGATCGACGCTTCGACCCCCGGGTCGGAGCGTGGCGATTCGGACCTGAACCCCGATATGCGGCCGCTGCGCGAGACCTTGATCCCGGCTTCCGTGCTGATCCCTCTGGTGCCGCGCGACGAAGGCTTGTCGGTGATCCTGACAAAACGCAACTCGCAAATGAAGGATCACGCCGGTCAGATTGCCTTTCCAGGTGGCCGACGCGACCCCGGTGACCGGGACGATATCGAAACCGCCCTGCGTGAGACGGAAGAGGAAATCGCAATCCCGCGCGACCGGGTTCGGGTGCTGGGGCGGCTGGCTTCCTATGTCACCCGGACCGGTTATCGGGTCACGCCCATCGTCGGCGCCCTGCAACCGCCGATCCAGCCGCGCCCGGAACCGTTCGAGGTCGAGGAAATCTTTGAGGTTCCCCTCGCCTTTCTGTTGGACCGGGCCAATCATCAACGGCATTCACGCAAGGTTTCCGGGGTGGCACGCAGTTTCTACGCAATGCCCTTCGGCGACTATTACATCTGGGGGGCGACCGCCGGCATGATCGTCAGCCTTGTCGATATTCTCGACTGCGCCGCACAGCCGGAACCGGACCGCGCCGTCGATCTGAGAGGGGCCAATGGTTAG
- a CDS encoding DUF6111 family protein codes for MVRTILTILVPFLTPFLCYYVWFWFQSRKKDREESGKPLEAWQTFPWSKLIISGSTLAIGALVFLFFQKDPLPEGRWVPAKIVDGEIVPGHFEPIPEPADPD; via the coding sequence ATGGTTAGAACCATACTGACAATCCTGGTGCCGTTTCTGACACCGTTCCTTTGCTACTATGTCTGGTTCTGGTTTCAGTCCCGCAAGAAGGATCGCGAGGAATCCGGTAAACCCCTTGAGGCGTGGCAGACCTTTCCCTGGTCGAAACTGATCATTTCCGGCAGCACGCTGGCCATCGGAGCTCTGGTCTTCCTGTTCTTTCAGAAGGACCCGCTGCCGGAAGGACGCTGGGTTCCGGCCAAGATCGTCGACGGGGAAATCGTGCCGGGGCATTTCGAACCGATTCCGGAACCCGCTGATCCGGACTGA
- a CDS encoding CCA tRNA nucleotidyltransferase, whose protein sequence is MTGTMMTEPASPRGLLQAQPWFSEPEVRRLIDTLQASGITARFVGGCVRDALLGRASDDVDLAVDAAPEGVVRALDDAGIKSVPTGIDHGTVTAVLTSRTVEVTSLRCDVETDGRRAVVRFTQDWRADSLRRDFTMNALYADRHGDLSDYHGGLDDLRNGRLRFIGAPAERIREDYLRILRFFRFHAQLGLSSHDVDGLAACRRFRDRLRDLSAERVAKELLRLLEAAAPAETMTGLIEGGFLDYWLPEAGAVPALSEMCRLEPRPDAVRRLAVLCPVGSDGMAAVADRLKLSGRQRDRLAAMAAAMEPPGDPAAARRWVYRLGTELARDRALLNRARDGDRRWDNLIRAASDWIPPEFPLSGRDALGVGMAPGPAIGETLRRIEEDWVLGDFMEDRAALLERLKERGGASR, encoded by the coding sequence ATGACGGGGACGATGATGACGGAGCCTGCGTCGCCGCGCGGCCTGTTGCAGGCCCAGCCCTGGTTCTCTGAGCCCGAGGTTCGGCGCCTGATCGACACCCTGCAGGCATCCGGCATCACCGCCCGTTTTGTCGGTGGATGCGTTCGGGATGCCTTGCTGGGACGTGCCAGCGATGATGTCGACCTGGCCGTCGATGCGGCGCCGGAGGGGGTCGTCAGGGCATTGGACGATGCCGGCATCAAATCCGTACCGACGGGCATCGACCACGGCACCGTGACTGCCGTCCTGACCAGCCGGACTGTCGAGGTCACTAGCCTTCGATGCGATGTCGAAACCGACGGTCGGCGCGCCGTCGTGCGTTTCACGCAGGATTGGCGCGCGGATTCCCTGCGCCGTGACTTCACCATGAATGCGCTTTACGCGGACCGGCACGGCGATCTGTCGGACTACCACGGTGGTCTGGACGATCTTCGCAATGGGCGGCTGCGGTTCATCGGAGCTCCGGCGGAGCGGATTCGCGAGGACTATCTGCGCATCCTGCGGTTCTTCCGATTCCATGCCCAGTTGGGGCTGTCGTCGCATGATGTGGATGGGCTGGCGGCCTGTCGTCGTTTCCGTGACCGCCTGCGCGACCTTTCGGCGGAACGTGTCGCCAAGGAACTGCTGCGCCTTCTTGAAGCCGCCGCGCCGGCCGAAACGATGACTGGGCTGATCGAAGGCGGATTTCTGGATTACTGGCTGCCCGAGGCAGGCGCGGTACCCGCATTGTCGGAGATGTGCCGCCTGGAACCGCGGCCGGATGCCGTGCGTCGCCTCGCGGTGCTGTGTCCGGTCGGGTCCGACGGCATGGCGGCCGTCGCTGACCGGCTCAAGCTTTCGGGGCGACAGCGGGATCGGTTGGCCGCAATGGCCGCGGCGATGGAGCCGCCCGGCGATCCGGCCGCGGCACGCCGGTGGGTCTATCGCCTGGGGACGGAACTGGCCCGGGATCGCGCATTATTGAACCGGGCGCGGGACGGGGACCGGCGTTGGGACAATCTGATCCGCGCCGCATCCGACTGGATACCGCCCGAATTCCCCCTGTCCGGTCGCGATGCGCTGGGGGTCGGCATGGCACCGGGCCCGGCCATCGGCGAGACCTTGCGGCGGATTGAGGAGGATTGGGTCCTGGGCGACTTCATGGAAGATCGCGCGGCCCTGCTGGAACGATTGAAAGAGAGGGGAGGGGCAAGCCGATGA
- a CDS encoding GDSL-type esterase/lipase family protein, giving the protein MTVVRICFLGDSVTVGTGDAGCRGWPSYLSAEETTRRGHDISCYNLGIRAETSLDIARRWRAEVGPRLPDHVAGRLVFMFGLNDCADFNGDGVRVPHDESVAAARTMIGEAAAWKPTLWIGMTPVRRSPPSIQPGPGVRYTFDRERTAALNLAYRETAADLGVPYVDLHDMLAEDSDWDAGMDAGDGVHPDDAGHQRIARIVADSPAWRAWFQD; this is encoded by the coding sequence ATGACGGTGGTGAGAATCTGTTTCCTGGGAGACAGCGTGACGGTCGGGACCGGTGACGCGGGCTGCCGGGGCTGGCCGTCCTATCTCAGCGCCGAGGAAACCACCCGACGCGGCCATGACATCAGTTGCTACAATCTGGGCATACGGGCCGAGACGTCCCTGGACATCGCGCGACGCTGGCGGGCGGAGGTTGGACCGCGCCTGCCGGACCATGTCGCCGGGCGCCTGGTCTTCATGTTCGGATTGAACGATTGCGCTGACTTTAACGGCGATGGCGTACGGGTGCCGCATGATGAATCCGTCGCGGCGGCCAGGACGATGATCGGGGAGGCCGCGGCCTGGAAGCCAACACTGTGGATCGGCATGACGCCGGTGCGGCGCAGTCCGCCGTCCATCCAGCCGGGCCCGGGTGTACGCTACACTTTCGACCGGGAGCGTACGGCGGCGCTGAACCTAGCGTATCGGGAAACCGCCGCCGATCTCGGTGTCCCGTATGTCGATCTGCACGACATGCTGGCGGAGGATTCGGACTGGGACGCCGGCATGGATGCAGGGGACGGCGTGCATCCGGACGATGCGGGACACCAGCGTATCGCACGCATCGTCGCGGATTCACCAGCCTGGCGGGCCTGGTTCCAGGACTGA